CAATACGGCCACTGCATCGGATTCCAATCTCGCGGCCAAGCAGCCGTACGGCAATGTGACGTGGCAGGCGCTGCAGCAGCTGCCGGACCTGAGCACGTCGGATCGCGAATTCCTCATGTCGCTGGTGGGGACGGTCATTTTTCCCGACCCGTCGGATTCGGGCGGCACGGAGGTGAATCCTGTATTCCTGCCGCGAATCGGCAGCCTCACGGTGCAGGAGTTGGTCGGTAACGATCCTGCTGCGAACAGTGGCACCACGATTCAGGTGTACGTGTGTGACGAGACGACGAAGTGCCTGAATCCGTCAGTTCAGGAAATTGGATACACCCCCTTCCGTACGCTCGTACAGCAAAAGCTGCAGGTAATCACGGATGCGATCGCATCGCGCTCCGCGATCCCGAACCCGGCGGACACGTTTCGGTTCCTGAGCATGACGGACCTGCCGGTCTACAAAATGATCGCGGTCGGCACGCGTCTGAACAATTCGTCTCTGGCTGACCAGTTGTTGAGTACCTACCAGTCGCTGATCGCTGCCAAGTACGCCGAAGCGTATATCCACGGATCCGCTGAAGATCTTCGCCGGGCAATCGCGCGTTACGGCACCGTGAAATCCAGCACGTCGCTGCTCGACGAGGCCACGAAGCTCAATACCAACATTGACACGGTCGAATCGGAAGCACGCAGCGCAGTGATGCAAGCCTTCAGCCAGACGTCGAACGCGTGGCAACTGGTCGAGCAACTCCAATCGATCGAGCGCGCCGTGCACGCGAATGTGTCGTCCTCGCTTCGGAACTCGTTGGCCTTTGGCCAGACGTTGAACGGCGGGGGGACTCAATGAACATGGAAATCGACACCTATGGGAACGTCGATACCTTGTACTACGTCATGCAGGGTATCGCGTCTTTCATGGGTAGCGGAACCTGGACAGGTCTCATCCGTTACACGTTGTTGAGCGGCGTCGTAATCTGGACGATCGTCGCGATCGGCCGGAAAGGCTATGAGATCTTCCGGTGGTTCGCCGCCGCGATGCTGATGACGCAGCTGCTGTTGCTACCGGTCGAGAACGTGTTCATCACGGACGTCAACAACGTGCAGCCGACTCGGGAGGTGGATCACGTCCCCGCCTATCTCGCCGCGGTTGCCCAGAGCTTCACGCTCATCTCTCGCGTGCTGACACAGTCGTACGAAACGATCTTTTCGGTGCCGGATACGCTGACCCTGAAAAAGGGGGATGTGGGTTTCGGCATCTCCGTGCTGCAGAAGGTGAACAAGGCTGAAATCACCGATCCGGGGCTGCACGCTGACCTTATCCAGTTCTTCAAGGAGTGCACGGTCTACGACATCCAGGACGGCGCGATTGATCCGAAGACGATCATGAACGGCACCGACCCCTTCAATACCGTGTTCACGTCGACGAGCCCTGCCCGATATGTGACGACGAACACCCTCACCGCGAACCCTACGACGGACACCTGTTCCGCGACCGGCACTTTGTTGCTGCTGCGCGTACAGGACGCTGAGCAAGCGGCCGAGCAGATGTATGGCAGCGAGATGTATCCGGAGATCGCCGACCCCTCCATGGCGAAGGCGGAATTCGTCAACGCGATTGGAGATTCGTACGGCTTCATCCTCCAGTCGTCGCAGAACGCGTCGTCGGCGCTACGACAGGCAATGTTCAACAACGTATGGCGCCAGGCGGGAGCGGAGCTGCCCGCGATGCTGAACGATCCGGCGCGCGTGGCCGAGGTCAATGCGTTGATGAGTTCTGCCCAGGCTGCAGTGGCGACGAACGGCTCACTCGCCTCCATGGCGATTCTCGCCAAGAACACGCTGCCGACCGTTCGCAACTATGCCGAAGCGATCATCTATGCGGTTTTCCCGCTCATTCTGGTGCTCTGCCTGATCAGCGGCGCGGATGGGGCCAAACGAATCCTCGCGATGTACGCCAAGACGGTGGCATGGGTGTCTGTCTGGCCGATGCTCTTCGCGGTCATCAACGGGCTGTCGCTGATTCACCTGAGCCATGAGATGCGCTCGATGTCGCTGCAGGCCGGCGTGCCGTTCGGCATGGCGGCGAAGTTCGGACAGACGTTGCTCGACGAGCAGGCGCTGCTTGGATACATGGTGATTATTACGCCTCCCCTTGCGTGGCTGTTGCTGAACTTCGCATCGGCCGGCGTTGTCGGTGCGTTCTCTCAACTGAGCGGCGCGTTGACCGGCTCTGCTCAACAGATCGGTGGTCAACAGGCGCAAGGCGACGAAAACATCGGCAACGTGCACATGGATTCGTCGTCGATCGATAACGCGTCGCGCAACGTGACCTCGGCGAACAAGTACGACAACACTGTGCAGTCGCGCACCGGGTCGATGAACGTCGATACCGGGACCGGCTCGGCCTTCACGAACTTTGCCAATGGCCTGATCGCTCGCACCGAGTTTCAGAACAGCCTCGGCGTTTCGGCCACGTCCCAGGACGCATTTGAGCGGTCGCTCGGCACCGACACCTCGACGGGTGTCGCGGCAAACCGCACGAATTCCACGTTCGCTGGGCGGGAGCAGCTTGCGTCCAGCACGAACAGTGTCTCGAGCAGCCAGGAGCGTGGAAGCTCACAGCGCCTGTCCGACGATTCCAGTTCGGGTACGCGGGCCTCGTCTAGCCAAACAGGTGAGCGGCGGACCGCACATGATCAGCAATATGCGATAGATCAGTCGCACTCCGTCGACGGTACAACTTCTGCAGGAGCCAAAGGTTCGATCATGCTTGGTGGCGGCTTTGCCAAGTCGTTTGGCGAGGATGGGGCGCCGTCCGGCAACGCCGGCGGTGGAGGCGGCGGCTCAGCCGGTGGTAGCGGGCGTGGGCCTTCCGGCAATGGTCGGCAAGGAAGCAGCAATCCGGTCTCGAACTCGCCTCTTTTTAACCAAGCAGAAGAAGACAAACTCGCTCGTAAGGCCGAGTCACTTGGAAAATCGCCGAACGAAGTTCAAGCGATTCGGGATGCGTATCGATTGAAGGTGCGGGCTGCGGATTATGCAAATGGCGGTGGCACGGGGAAAGGGCAGTCGAGTCTGAAGTTTGGTCTCGATGTTTCGGGCGAAGGTGGATATACGAAGTCTTGGCGGAATTCTGACGCACAAAAATTCGTCGATCAAAACAGTAGTTTGGCCGCCTACACCGAGAGCGATAACGTCTCTCACGAAGGCTCGCAGATGCACAATGACTCCACCGGAA
This window of the Burkholderia contaminans genome carries:
- a CDS encoding conjugal transfer protein TraH; translated protein: MKPTRWFAVLTAAVVAIAPVCAQAMSMQQVFDSINAMGNVSSPRALQGETMDMYSGGSVFMRTPHKTYQLASVTAPEWGAGCGGIDLFAGGFSFINKEQFVALLRNIGSNALGYAFKLALQNLCPTCDNVMQSLQTIARDVNRMNIDSCQAAEGIVNAVTPVAWKKEQANLADTLGPFTNLYSDMTDAWTNTGNSSAQAAQTINTATASDSNLAAKQPYGNVTWQALQQLPDLSTSDREFLMSLVGTVIFPDPSDSGGTEVNPVFLPRIGSLTVQELVGNDPAANSGTTIQVYVCDETTKCLNPSVQEIGYTPFRTLVQQKLQVITDAIASRSAIPNPADTFRFLSMTDLPVYKMIAVGTRLNNSSLADQLLSTYQSLIAAKYAEAYIHGSAEDLRRAIARYGTVKSSTSLLDEATKLNTNIDTVESEARSAVMQAFSQTSNAWQLVEQLQSIERAVHANVSSSLRNSLAFGQTLNGGGTQ
- a CDS encoding conjugal transfer protein TraG N-terminal domain-containing protein, whose translation is MEIDTYGNVDTLYYVMQGIASFMGSGTWTGLIRYTLLSGVVIWTIVAIGRKGYEIFRWFAAAMLMTQLLLLPVENVFITDVNNVQPTREVDHVPAYLAAVAQSFTLISRVLTQSYETIFSVPDTLTLKKGDVGFGISVLQKVNKAEITDPGLHADLIQFFKECTVYDIQDGAIDPKTIMNGTDPFNTVFTSTSPARYVTTNTLTANPTTDTCSATGTLLLLRVQDAEQAAEQMYGSEMYPEIADPSMAKAEFVNAIGDSYGFILQSSQNASSALRQAMFNNVWRQAGAELPAMLNDPARVAEVNALMSSAQAAVATNGSLASMAILAKNTLPTVRNYAEAIIYAVFPLILVLCLISGADGAKRILAMYAKTVAWVSVWPMLFAVINGLSLIHLSHEMRSMSLQAGVPFGMAAKFGQTLLDEQALLGYMVIITPPLAWLLLNFASAGVVGAFSQLSGALTGSAQQIGGQQAQGDENIGNVHMDSSSIDNASRNVTSANKYDNTVQSRTGSMNVDTGTGSAFTNFANGLIARTEFQNSLGVSATSQDAFERSLGTDTSTGVAANRTNSTFAGREQLASSTNSVSSSQERGSSQRLSDDSSSGTRASSSQTGERRTAHDQQYAIDQSHSVDGTTSAGAKGSIMLGGGFAKSFGEDGAPSGNAGGGGGGSAGGSGRGPSGNGRQGSSNPVSNSPLFNQAEEDKLARKAESLGKSPNEVQAIRDAYRLKVRAADYANGGGTGKGQSSLKFGLDVSGEGGYTKSWRNSDAQKFVDQNSSLAAYTESDNVSHEGSQMHNDSTGMESGQHVRRDRSASLTDQVSSGSRVAADLTRSADVRQRGSTQVVSRVDTSTNLMTPENLQAVAARNGIRYSQLMTLPSPQIAQLVAQDAAMRDIVSRNSTLPTTARDGSTLPASGIDVVRQDQRNQSGVGASAPASFQRFAGAVGPVDTTPLDVATPMPQIVTDAQHRVDVTQQRVASESAAPIKQVRDHVDPSADNKPLMTPERAPGRLLSSPPAAPSASDSKGPLSAWVNSIQPSGPAGTTSTSAPIENFLHPRTTGNGPTLEAARATETGTGSPATQPRLSESDFRIVTLPAGNDHMSHRQSDRRVPDAPDGTYSRPSPELPSPDQEAVARPVGSIRGRRVVDDGSRGSSLPTASMKRSGGVSVMAPGTTAGNPGSRIDNVKPANSGQEQATPAPIAPEPAGRRSSPSGGIGLASVGSEVGGVDRKVQIGRAPGGSSAAGDALPSTPSQYLDAATVGADASAPHDDSAVSGAATSPSVLASASRLGRGSADDARGVKSLPSAGVANDDPDNQ